The Paenibacillus dendritiformis region TCAACACAAACAACTCTTGAATCGAGTAATCGATGCCGCTCGGCACATAGGGTGGCGAACAAATCAAAATGAATCCGGCCAATTTATCATCGTATGTGATGAAATAAGGATGCAATTCATTCCGCTCCATATACAAATGCGTACTGCTCACATCAAATGTTCCATCAGGCTGAATATCTTCACCCGTATAGGCGGAGAGCTCGTATAAATAGAGATTGTACAAATTCAAAAAGGTTTCTTTGTGATCCGGATGAATTTCCACGATCTGTAGGCTCATAACGATAACTCCTTCTTCAAAAGTGATATCGATGTCTTCCTAAGCGGCCACATGCGCATAAAGCTACTATACCACATTTGGCATGAACTGGAGGATTTAACGACTTACAATCACTGCATCAATATAGTGAAAAACCGTATCTCCCGGTACAAGGCGTTCAACTTATACCGTTGGCAG contains the following coding sequences:
- a CDS encoding GNAT family N-acetyltransferase, giving the protein MSLQIVEIHPDHKETFLNLYNLYLYELSAYTGEDIQPDGTFDVSSTHLYMERNELHPYFITYDDKLAGFILICSPPYVPSGIDYSIQELFVLKKYRGKNLASEAVSTVLNRFPGSYSVEQLKNNIAAVRFWKKYYKEQKIDFLEREDSIELEGLPGTYAMLSQTFVFSKK